One genomic window of Marinobacter sp. SS13-12 includes the following:
- a CDS encoding ethanolamine ammonia-lyase reactivating factor EutA yields the protein MLQLHGDHQHGHSHMHEEDKAELANFIWRQETVELNTVGIDIGSSTSHLLFATVRLQRRSQGLSSRFVVTHREVVWRSPIMLTPFLSDGNIDADKLAAFIRTSYESAGIARSDIDSGAVILTGEAIKRHNARAIDELFAEEAGKFVCATAGHKLECTLAAHGSGAAKLSKNRNECVLHVDIGGGTTKLSMINKGEVLGVCAFAVGGRLLAQDDEGAWTRVDDSVRLVAEELGIATDPESMANEGNRQKIVTRLAEVAVDFISGKSLDRLGMSLQLTEALPRPMQPTALTFSGGVSEYILGRETKEYGDIAKMLSTELCRMLPETLNLPMLDPGHGIRATVIGASQFTVQVSGKTIFLAGDSVLPVHNVPVVSVDLELKGEIDSTSVAETIRAGMKKMDLNHDNQMALAFTWKGDPEYSRLAAVSEGILRAAAPGGKRGAPLLLMIDGDVARTLGHLLKHEFGLESSLVSVDGVKLQELDFVDVGEFLDPPGVVPVVIKSLLFS from the coding sequence ATGCTGCAGTTGCATGGTGATCATCAGCATGGGCACAGCCACATGCATGAGGAAGATAAAGCCGAACTTGCCAACTTTATCTGGCGGCAGGAAACCGTGGAACTCAACACGGTCGGCATCGATATTGGCAGTTCCACCTCTCACTTGCTGTTTGCAACGGTTCGCCTGCAACGTCGGTCACAGGGGCTCTCCAGCCGCTTTGTCGTAACCCATCGCGAGGTGGTTTGGCGCTCGCCCATCATGCTCACGCCCTTTCTGAGTGATGGCAACATTGATGCAGACAAGTTGGCAGCATTCATTCGCACATCCTATGAGAGCGCCGGCATCGCACGAAGCGACATTGACAGCGGCGCTGTCATCCTGACTGGAGAGGCGATCAAGCGGCACAACGCGCGGGCAATTGATGAGCTGTTTGCGGAGGAAGCCGGAAAGTTCGTGTGTGCGACAGCAGGTCACAAGCTCGAATGTACTCTGGCAGCCCACGGCTCAGGTGCCGCCAAATTATCCAAGAACCGGAACGAGTGCGTTCTTCACGTCGACATTGGTGGCGGCACAACGAAGCTTTCAATGATCAACAAGGGTGAAGTGCTGGGCGTCTGTGCATTTGCCGTCGGCGGCAGACTGCTTGCGCAGGATGACGAGGGCGCATGGACGCGGGTGGATGATTCGGTTCGCCTGGTTGCGGAGGAACTGGGTATTGCGACCGATCCGGAGTCGATGGCTAACGAAGGCAATCGGCAGAAAATTGTCACCCGCCTGGCTGAGGTTGCTGTCGATTTTATCTCAGGAAAGTCCCTCGACCGTCTGGGAATGTCATTGCAACTGACCGAAGCCTTGCCAAGGCCTATGCAGCCAACAGCGCTTACTTTCTCCGGGGGTGTCTCGGAATACATTCTCGGGCGTGAAACCAAAGAGTATGGCGACATTGCCAAGATGCTCTCCACGGAGCTGTGCAGGATGTTGCCTGAAACGCTCAATCTTCCAATGCTCGACCCCGGTCACGGAATTCGCGCAACGGTCATTGGTGCTTCCCAGTTCACGGTTCAGGTCAGCGGAAAAACCATTTTCCTCGCTGGCGATTCCGTATTGCCGGTGCACAACGTTCCCGTTGTGAGTGTTGACCTCGAGCTTAAAGGGGAAATTGATTCGACATCAGTGGCTGAAACCATCCGCGCGGGAATGAAGAAGATGGACCTGAATCATGACAACCAGATGGCACTGGCATTCACGTGGAAAGGGGATCCCGAGTATTCGCGACTTGCCGCGGTGAGCGAGGGCATTCTCCGGGCAGCTGCGCCGGGAGGAAAACGCGGGGCCCCTTTATTGTTGATGATCGACGGCGACGTTGCCCGAACACTCGGGCACCTGCTCAAGCATGAGTTCGGGTTGGAGAGCAGTCTTGTGTCGGTGGACGGTGTCAAGTTGCAAGAACTGGATTTTGTTGATGTCGGCGAGTTCCTCGACCCTCCGGGAGTTGTGCCCGTTGTCATCAAGTCGTTGTTGTTTTCATGA
- a CDS encoding tripartite tricarboxylate transporter TctB family protein: MTCRQGNFFSAAVLLLFTSTMLLMAIFHWGYSAKVLQFPVMAGSLLALCAGWLAVRSFTASEKELDDESELFSEGNRRCSLLKRALWLSAVFPLGYVFGFIVGLLAFSFAYTSYHGLPWWQRILTGFLIFAVVYIGFYELLGVPLPIEPMWMRE, encoded by the coding sequence ATGACCTGTAGACAAGGTAATTTTTTCAGTGCGGCAGTTCTGCTGTTATTTACATCAACCATGTTGTTAATGGCCATTTTTCACTGGGGGTATTCGGCCAAAGTGCTCCAGTTCCCGGTAATGGCCGGCTCCCTGCTGGCTCTTTGTGCCGGGTGGTTGGCGGTCCGGTCCTTTACCGCGTCTGAAAAGGAACTGGATGATGAGAGTGAGCTGTTCTCCGAAGGCAACAGACGCTGCTCATTGCTCAAGCGCGCATTGTGGCTGAGCGCAGTATTTCCTCTGGGTTATGTATTCGGATTTATTGTCGGGCTTCTTGCATTCAGCTTCGCCTATACCAGTTATCACGGGCTGCCCTGGTGGCAACGAATACTTACCGGTTTTTTGATATTTGCGGTTGTTTACATTGGCTTTTATGAGTTGCTGGGAGTGCCCTTGCCCATTGAGCCAATGTGGATGCGGGAATAA
- a CDS encoding tripartite tricarboxylate transporter permease, which produces MSDLLNGLMNFARWDVFLVLLAAVPVGLVFGILPGLGGLVALSVLLPLVYGMEPIVGLAFLLASYAVVSTGGSVTAILLGIPGSPSNAATIIDGYVLSRRGRAGYALGAALSSSALGGVIGAVVLFALLPIVRPVVMSFGSPETFFLALLGISYLAMLGGGSPIKGLAAGAFGLFLGTFGYQSTTGVPRFWMEIDYLLDGFRLIPLALGMFAIPEIIDLMSGRSIAATRPDGSPMEITHKQVWLGARAAVVRKWVLLRSSILGVFLGLIPGVGSETAPFVTYGAAKQASKRPYQFGKGSIEGVIGPEGSNNAKDGGALVPTLAFGVPGSSAMVLLIGGFLLLGLQPGPKFLEDHMDMAYGLAFVLVGANLIGSLVLLLLAKHLAKITLLPGHMLAPILLTLVVVGAYSTNNNFADVLFVFIFGAVGIAMKAYGFSRPALLLGFVLAPLLETYLYISLNTYGGLFFLRPICLVLALFIVAGAVMAGMKSHRAHKALKAEKAEKTLNNKKEVTTHDL; this is translated from the coding sequence ATGAGTGATCTACTGAATGGTTTGATGAACTTCGCACGGTGGGATGTATTCCTGGTCCTGCTTGCAGCGGTCCCTGTCGGGCTAGTGTTCGGTATTTTGCCGGGCCTGGGTGGACTTGTGGCCCTGTCGGTACTGCTGCCGCTGGTTTATGGCATGGAGCCGATTGTCGGCCTGGCGTTTTTGCTGGCCAGTTATGCGGTGGTGTCGACCGGGGGTTCGGTAACCGCAATACTGCTGGGCATCCCCGGCTCTCCGAGCAACGCGGCAACCATCATTGACGGCTATGTTCTAAGTCGGCGTGGACGTGCCGGCTACGCCCTGGGGGCAGCATTGTCGAGCTCCGCCCTGGGGGGGGTTATCGGCGCTGTAGTGCTGTTTGCGCTGCTCCCCATCGTACGCCCGGTGGTTATGTCATTCGGTTCACCGGAAACGTTTTTCCTGGCCTTGCTGGGCATCAGCTATCTGGCAATGCTGGGCGGTGGGTCACCTATCAAAGGGCTTGCTGCAGGCGCCTTCGGGCTGTTCCTGGGCACTTTCGGTTACCAGAGTACAACGGGTGTGCCACGGTTCTGGATGGAGATCGACTATCTGCTCGATGGTTTCCGGCTGATTCCGCTGGCGCTGGGTATGTTCGCCATACCGGAAATTATTGATTTGATGTCCGGGCGGAGTATCGCGGCCACGCGACCAGACGGCAGCCCGATGGAAATTACCCACAAGCAGGTTTGGCTGGGTGCGCGCGCTGCAGTCGTACGTAAGTGGGTATTGCTTCGTTCTTCAATCCTCGGTGTATTCCTCGGTCTGATACCCGGCGTTGGCAGTGAGACTGCACCGTTTGTAACTTACGGTGCTGCTAAACAGGCTTCCAAGCGTCCTTACCAATTCGGCAAAGGCTCGATTGAAGGAGTTATCGGACCGGAAGGTTCCAACAATGCGAAAGACGGTGGCGCATTGGTGCCAACTCTTGCCTTTGGCGTACCGGGCAGCAGTGCAATGGTTCTGCTGATCGGAGGGTTCCTTCTGCTTGGTCTGCAGCCTGGCCCTAAATTTCTTGAAGATCATATGGACATGGCCTACGGGCTCGCGTTTGTGCTGGTGGGAGCCAACCTGATCGGTTCGCTGGTCTTGCTGTTATTGGCTAAACATCTGGCTAAAATCACTCTATTACCGGGCCATATGCTGGCGCCGATACTTCTGACGCTGGTCGTTGTGGGGGCATACTCCACCAATAACAATTTTGCTGACGTTCTGTTCGTCTTCATCTTCGGTGCGGTCGGTATTGCCATGAAAGCCTACGGCTTCTCCAGGCCTGCCTTATTGCTGGGATTCGTTCTGGCGCCGCTGCTCGAAACCTACCTTTATATCTCTCTCAATACCTATGGCGGCTTGTTTTTCCTGAGGCCGATATGTCTGGTTCTGGCTCTCTTTATAGTTGCTGGCGCTGTCATGGCGGGAATGAAAAGTCATCGGGCCCATAAAGCGTTAAAAGCTGAAAAAGCTGAGAAAACATTAAACAACAAGAAAGAGGTGACTACGCATGACCTGTAG
- a CDS encoding TRAP transporter fused permease subunit — MSAKSSLIHGLKRFFWLTGEGNRFVPTGWLGRFVALLAVLGTAVVIYMALFSSQSELLHVGLFLAFLFPIAFLTTTISKSVERITWFDGVLGATGCLLAAGFSYYEPRYHNWMQSFDQLTTYEIWGGLALVGLSLEMVRRATGWPLLLLSFAFLGYVVWGPNIPGSFSHGGVNLNYFIEMQAITMDGLIGVPLYVAATYAFLFVLFGAFFQLSGGGQLFFDIAACSTGGMIGGPAKACVVSSALYGSVSGSPTADVATTGPITIPLMERFGISKKQAAATEAAASSGGALLPPVMGAVAFLMADMTGILYRDILIAGLLSACLYYLGVFTLVHFECRRLGIKAMPAEERVTLMVALRRGWPSLIPIFVLTYFLLSGFSPAYVAAGACLVTLVTSWIAVRHAIGPRKLISGCVETCFRVVPLTAAVAVAGIIIGCIEMTGLSSKAAAVLYALAGGLLVPSLIVSAVVLIILGMGMPTVAVYIMGAALLAPVLIGEFGLPVLGTHMFLLYFSCMSAITPPVAVACFTAASIANTNPFSVAPYASKLAVAGYVLPFFFIFNPGLLMDGSVLAIAGALIAAVGMVLCFGVAVHGWILTTRLNGFGRLLFAALACTLIVPNLLVQGGAMIVAALLWSFYLKRARTNESNSTAFGISRPSVAGGSVNIEATNE; from the coding sequence ATGTCTGCTAAAAGCAGTCTTATACACGGACTGAAGCGATTTTTCTGGCTTACCGGTGAAGGCAACCGTTTCGTGCCTACTGGTTGGCTGGGCAGATTTGTCGCGCTACTCGCTGTGCTCGGAACAGCGGTGGTTATTTATATGGCGCTGTTCAGTAGCCAGTCTGAACTGTTGCATGTCGGTCTGTTTCTGGCGTTTTTGTTTCCTATCGCATTTCTCACAACAACAATCTCAAAAAGTGTTGAGCGTATTACCTGGTTTGATGGTGTGTTGGGGGCTACCGGCTGTTTACTTGCCGCCGGATTCAGCTATTACGAACCCCGCTACCACAACTGGATGCAGAGCTTTGATCAACTGACTACTTATGAAATCTGGGGTGGCCTTGCGCTAGTGGGGTTGTCACTGGAAATGGTGCGCCGGGCGACCGGATGGCCCTTGCTTCTGCTTTCGTTTGCATTTCTGGGCTATGTGGTCTGGGGGCCAAACATTCCCGGCAGCTTCTCCCACGGTGGCGTTAACCTGAATTATTTTATCGAAATGCAGGCCATCACGATGGATGGACTGATTGGTGTTCCGCTTTATGTAGCGGCAACTTATGCCTTCCTTTTTGTGTTGTTCGGTGCCTTCTTTCAGCTGTCTGGCGGTGGCCAGCTTTTCTTCGATATTGCGGCCTGCAGTACCGGAGGAATGATCGGCGGTCCGGCAAAAGCCTGTGTTGTCTCCAGTGCTTTGTACGGTTCGGTATCGGGAAGCCCTACGGCCGATGTGGCTACGACCGGGCCGATAACGATTCCATTGATGGAACGTTTTGGCATCAGCAAAAAACAGGCCGCCGCAACCGAAGCGGCTGCTTCCTCGGGTGGTGCGTTACTACCACCGGTGATGGGCGCGGTAGCGTTCCTGATGGCAGATATGACGGGCATTCTTTATAGAGACATTCTGATCGCAGGCCTGTTATCTGCCTGTCTCTATTACCTGGGTGTTTTTACGCTCGTTCATTTTGAATGCCGGCGCCTTGGTATCAAGGCCATGCCTGCTGAAGAGCGCGTTACCCTGATGGTGGCGTTGCGTCGTGGCTGGCCAAGCCTGATTCCCATCTTTGTGTTGACCTACTTTCTGTTAAGTGGTTTTTCGCCCGCCTACGTCGCTGCAGGGGCCTGTCTGGTCACCCTGGTAACCAGCTGGATCGCTGTTCGGCACGCCATTGGCCCCAGAAAACTGATCTCCGGATGTGTGGAAACCTGCTTTAGAGTGGTGCCCCTGACGGCAGCTGTAGCTGTTGCAGGGATTATCATCGGATGTATTGAGATGACAGGCCTTTCCAGCAAGGCGGCCGCCGTGCTGTATGCACTGGCCGGAGGCCTTCTGGTACCGTCCCTTATCGTTTCTGCGGTGGTGCTGATTATTCTGGGCATGGGCATGCCGACAGTTGCCGTCTACATTATGGGCGCGGCTCTGCTTGCCCCTGTTCTCATCGGCGAATTCGGGTTGCCAGTGCTCGGCACCCACATGTTCCTTCTGTATTTCTCCTGTATGTCGGCCATTACGCCACCTGTCGCGGTGGCCTGCTTTACGGCCGCTTCCATCGCTAATACCAACCCGTTTTCGGTTGCGCCGTATGCGTCGAAGCTGGCTGTCGCCGGCTATGTATTGCCGTTCTTCTTCATCTTCAATCCGGGTCTCCTTATGGATGGCAGCGTGCTGGCTATTGCCGGTGCTCTGATAGCAGCAGTCGGGATGGTGTTGTGTTTCGGGGTTGCGGTTCACGGCTGGATACTGACAACACGCCTTAACGGATTCGGGCGGCTTCTGTTTGCAGCTCTTGCCTGCACGCTGATTGTTCCAAATCTGCTCGTGCAGGGTGGGGCAATGATAGTCGCGGCCCTGTTATGGAGCTTCTACCTGAAACGGGCCCGAACGAACGAATCGAATTCAACGGCATTCGGCATCAGTCGCCCGAGTGTGGCTGGTGGCAGTGTGAACATCGAGGCAACGAATGAGTGA
- a CDS encoding TAXI family TRAP transporter solute-binding subunit has protein sequence MTFEKKLKVAGLGVLITCGALATAGSGAVFAQEKFQDNDPIKYTATGGSARGYSRVVFEALNGIVRDEYPDSAAEFKPGSPAGSLLEITRGNADFAGASGAVEVQYALEGTAPFRESLKDQIFHVMTIHNELTVHYLMTEEWSEEHGIESMADIAEKKPPMEIAVNTEANLQSTIAMYEHIFNEYGFSMDDVEDWGGSVLRGNSGIGMDALADGRADVFINGRFMPDSRLEEIHNNRPLKWIDIDRDKMAAAAEGWDYDLYIAPAGISPFIEKDSATQKMWNALQAGPHVSEETVYKFLTAISKNVDRVQSIHSSLRNFGPEMMVWNPMNLPLHPGAERFYREKGLID, from the coding sequence ATGACCTTCGAAAAGAAATTGAAAGTAGCCGGCCTTGGCGTCCTGATTACATGTGGCGCACTAGCCACCGCAGGATCAGGAGCGGTTTTCGCCCAGGAAAAATTCCAGGATAACGATCCCATCAAATACACCGCCACAGGCGGTAGCGCACGTGGATATTCACGGGTTGTTTTTGAAGCGCTGAACGGGATTGTGCGGGATGAATACCCTGACTCTGCAGCAGAGTTCAAGCCCGGCTCTCCAGCAGGCAGTCTGCTTGAAATCACCCGTGGTAATGCGGATTTTGCGGGCGCCAGTGGCGCAGTGGAAGTTCAGTACGCGCTGGAGGGAACGGCGCCATTCCGGGAGTCCCTGAAAGACCAGATTTTTCATGTAATGACGATCCACAATGAACTGACCGTTCATTATCTGATGACCGAAGAGTGGTCTGAAGAACATGGTATCGAGTCAATGGCGGACATCGCAGAGAAGAAGCCACCCATGGAAATTGCGGTGAACACCGAAGCCAATCTTCAGTCAACCATCGCCATGTATGAGCACATCTTTAACGAGTATGGGTTCTCCATGGATGACGTCGAAGATTGGGGAGGTTCCGTACTGCGTGGTAACTCAGGCATTGGTATGGACGCGTTGGCCGATGGCCGTGCGGACGTCTTTATCAATGGCCGGTTTATGCCTGACTCGCGTCTGGAAGAGATCCACAACAACCGTCCTTTGAAATGGATCGACATTGACCGCGACAAGATGGCGGCCGCTGCCGAAGGCTGGGACTACGACCTGTATATCGCGCCAGCCGGGATAAGCCCGTTTATTGAGAAAGACAGTGCCACACAGAAAATGTGGAACGCATTGCAGGCTGGCCCACACGTCTCCGAAGAAACTGTCTACAAATTCCTGACAGCCATTAGCAAGAATGTTGATCGCGTCCAGTCCATTCACTCTTCCCTGCGCAACTTCGGGCCGGAGATGATGGTATGGAACCCGATGAATCTCCCTCTGCACCCGGGAGCCGAGCGCTTCTACCGTGAGAAGGGCCTTATCGACTAA
- a CDS encoding TauD/TfdA family dioxygenase: MSIEIVPCSPAIAAEIRGVDVSKGVTDAEFATIIEAWHRYQVILLRNQSLPTEEQQVAFARRFGELAEVHVPEYQGNHPAVMYIGNLKEKGKSEGALPLGEMEFHIDQCYQQRPAKGTMLYAIEIPSAGGETVFANGYMAYERLPDSVKSRIEGLRATHVYDYGGKGTDRKNMVSIEDGISQAHPIARTHPATGRKSLFVNKLMTHSIEGLDSDESETLLNVMFETISQPELSYVHEWQVGDLLLWDNRCTLHARRDFDPAERRWLRRVTVLGEVPE, encoded by the coding sequence ATGAGTATTGAAATCGTGCCTTGCTCCCCGGCCATTGCGGCAGAAATCCGGGGTGTGGATGTCAGCAAAGGTGTCACGGATGCAGAGTTCGCCACGATAATTGAGGCGTGGCACCGGTATCAGGTGATTCTGCTTCGCAATCAGAGCCTGCCCACAGAAGAGCAGCAAGTGGCGTTCGCCCGCCGTTTCGGCGAGCTGGCGGAAGTTCACGTGCCTGAGTACCAGGGTAACCACCCGGCGGTGATGTACATCGGTAACCTGAAAGAAAAAGGCAAAAGCGAAGGCGCCTTGCCATTGGGTGAAATGGAATTCCATATCGATCAGTGCTATCAGCAGCGCCCGGCCAAAGGGACCATGCTGTACGCCATCGAGATTCCTTCCGCCGGTGGTGAAACCGTTTTCGCCAACGGCTACATGGCCTATGAGCGGTTGCCGGACTCCGTCAAGTCAAGGATCGAGGGCCTGAGGGCTACCCACGTGTATGACTATGGCGGCAAGGGCACCGACCGGAAGAATATGGTCAGTATAGAAGACGGTATTTCGCAGGCCCACCCGATTGCACGGACACACCCGGCCACCGGCCGCAAGAGTTTGTTCGTCAATAAACTGATGACCCATTCAATAGAAGGTCTCGACTCTGATGAGAGTGAAACCCTTCTCAATGTGATGTTTGAAACCATTTCCCAGCCAGAACTTTCCTATGTCCACGAGTGGCAGGTGGGGGACCTGTTGCTTTGGGACAACCGTTGCACTTTGCATGCACGTCGTGATTTTGATCCGGCGGAACGCAGATGGCTGCGGCGAGTGACGGTTCTTGGTGAAGTGCCTGAATAA
- a CDS encoding aldehyde dehydrogenase family protein: MTNVQTTLMLIDGELVEAASGKTLDSLNPATEEVIGRIPAGDTVDVDRAVVAATRAQLEWANTEMSHRAERLRAVAARVAERAEEILKLEVLDTGNTITKMRGDVGMGIKVLEYYAGLGLELKGSTIPASQRNLHFSVREPYGVVGRIIPFNHPIMFALSRMAAPLMAGNAIIIKPPESSSLSAGILAEICRDELPPGLVNIITGLGAEAGDAIVRHPDIKRLAFIGSVPTGLVIQKAAAEVSVKHVSLELGGKNPMLIFPDIDPEVAATAAVAAMNFAWQGQSCGSCSRLLVHESLYEEVLKRIVEKTERLVMGDPLDPSSQMGPMNSRMQLDKVEHYVRTAHEDGARLMTGGERPPGARFEHGYWHQPTVFADVTPEMRIGHEEIFGPLLSVFRWKDENEAIRIANSTEYGLTAAIWTNDLNAATRCIRRIKAGYVWVNGFSAHHLGTPFGGMGNSGLGREEGIEELLSYTETKTVHLALN; the protein is encoded by the coding sequence ATGACGAATGTCCAAACGACCTTGATGTTGATTGATGGCGAGTTGGTTGAAGCCGCCAGTGGAAAAACGCTGGACTCGCTGAACCCAGCAACAGAAGAAGTGATCGGTCGGATTCCGGCCGGTGACACGGTAGATGTAGACCGCGCTGTGGTGGCAGCTACTCGAGCCCAACTTGAATGGGCGAATACCGAAATGTCCCACAGGGCAGAGCGGCTTCGCGCAGTGGCAGCCAGGGTTGCCGAGCGTGCAGAGGAAATTCTGAAACTGGAAGTTCTTGATACGGGCAACACCATCACCAAAATGCGCGGTGACGTGGGAATGGGTATCAAGGTCCTGGAATATTACGCCGGCCTTGGGCTTGAGCTTAAAGGCAGTACGATTCCTGCCAGCCAGCGCAACCTGCACTTTTCTGTGCGGGAGCCTTACGGTGTCGTCGGACGGATAATTCCGTTCAATCACCCCATCATGTTTGCGCTGTCAAGGATGGCTGCTCCTCTGATGGCAGGGAACGCAATCATTATCAAGCCACCTGAGTCGAGTTCCCTTTCCGCCGGCATTCTGGCTGAAATTTGCCGGGACGAACTGCCGCCGGGCCTTGTCAATATTATCACCGGTCTCGGGGCGGAGGCGGGCGACGCTATCGTTCGGCACCCGGATATCAAGCGTCTCGCGTTTATCGGTTCCGTTCCTACCGGGCTGGTCATTCAGAAAGCTGCGGCAGAAGTGTCTGTCAAGCATGTCAGTCTCGAGCTGGGTGGTAAAAACCCGATGCTTATCTTTCCCGACATCGATCCTGAAGTTGCAGCGACGGCAGCGGTAGCGGCAATGAACTTTGCCTGGCAGGGACAGTCTTGTGGCTCCTGCAGCCGGTTGCTCGTTCACGAATCCCTGTATGAAGAGGTTCTCAAGCGCATTGTTGAAAAAACAGAGCGTTTGGTGATGGGGGATCCGCTGGATCCGAGCTCCCAGATGGGGCCCATGAATTCCCGCATGCAGCTGGACAAGGTTGAACACTATGTGCGCACCGCCCATGAGGACGGTGCACGCCTGATGACCGGCGGAGAACGCCCGCCTGGCGCCCGGTTTGAGCATGGCTATTGGCATCAGCCTACGGTGTTTGCCGATGTGACGCCCGAAATGCGCATAGGACACGAAGAAATTTTCGGACCTTTGCTGTCGGTTTTCCGCTGGAAGGATGAGAACGAGGCAATACGCATTGCTAACAGCACGGAATACGGGCTTACCGCTGCCATCTGGACGAACGATCTCAATGCAGCAACGCGGTGCATCCGCCGGATTAAGGCTGGTTACGTGTGGGTGAACGGATTCTCGGCGCATCACCTTGGAACGCCGTTTGGTGGTATGGGCAACAGTGGGCTTGGACGGGAGGAGGGCATTGAAGAGCTGCTTTCCTACACAGAGACCAAAACCGTCCATCTGGCACTGAATTAA
- a CDS encoding SDR family oxidoreductase, with amino-acid sequence MASKLFDLEGRTVIITGGGRGIGKVYAKSCVDAGMNVVIADIHGEEAETTAAELRDSGGDAIAVTTDISNEESVAAMARKTMEAFGRIDGVVNNASLMSSLPRRSWLEIPTEEWDRVMAVDLRGLLTVCRAVYPHMKAQKCGKIINVSSSRVLEGTPNRLHYTSAKAGVIGFSRALAREVGDDGINVNVVMPGLTLSDTQLASSSTSYLSDEYNQQRALKRPQTPEDLVGTVLFLLSPASDFITGQTINVDGGKSMH; translated from the coding sequence ATGGCTTCTAAGCTGTTTGATCTTGAAGGACGCACAGTGATCATCACTGGCGGGGGTCGCGGGATTGGCAAGGTTTATGCCAAATCGTGCGTGGACGCTGGTATGAATGTTGTTATCGCGGACATTCATGGGGAAGAGGCGGAGACGACTGCCGCGGAATTGCGGGATTCCGGCGGTGATGCCATTGCTGTCACCACCGATATTTCCAATGAGGAAAGTGTCGCGGCCATGGCCAGGAAAACCATGGAGGCCTTTGGTCGCATTGATGGTGTTGTGAATAACGCATCTTTGATGAGTTCGCTGCCCCGCCGTTCCTGGCTTGAAATTCCCACGGAAGAGTGGGACCGGGTAATGGCTGTTGATCTCCGCGGTTTGTTGACGGTTTGTCGCGCTGTCTACCCACACATGAAGGCTCAAAAGTGCGGCAAGATCATCAACGTCTCATCCAGCCGCGTTCTTGAAGGTACGCCCAACCGGCTTCATTACACCTCAGCGAAGGCGGGTGTTATCGGCTTTTCCAGAGCGCTGGCCCGAGAAGTCGGGGATGACGGCATTAATGTCAATGTTGTTATGCCCGGACTGACGCTGAGCGATACCCAACTCGCATCTTCAAGCACCAGCTACCTGAGTGACGAATACAATCAGCAGCGCGCCCTGAAGCGTCCCCAGACACCTGAGGATCTGGTTGGAACGGTCCTTTTCTTGCTCTCCCCTGCCAGCGATTTCATAACCGGCCAGACGATTAACGTCGATGGCGGGAAGTCCATGCACTGA